In Zingiber officinale cultivar Zhangliang chromosome 8B, Zo_v1.1, whole genome shotgun sequence, a single genomic region encodes these proteins:
- the LOC122014973 gene encoding 65-kDa microtubule-associated protein 1-like: MAVADTQNPLLGEMTCGSLLQHLQLIWDEVGESDEERDKMLLQLEQECLDVYKRKVEQASKMRALLLQSLADSRAELASVLSALGENSFAGIPDKSSGTIKEQLEAVAPLLEELGKQKEERIREFADVQLQIDKIREEIAGTLKIGQQIETPVVDKEDLSSKKLGEYQSQYQELQKEKSDRLHKVLDFVSTVHDLCAVLGLDFFSTVTEVHPSLNDSVSVQSKSISNDTLSKLSTMIVELKEDKKLRLQKLQDLAAQLTDLWNLMDTQMEERELFSHITCNISATVDEVTVPGALALDLIEQAEVEVERLDQLKASKMKEIAFKKQTELEDIYARAHIDIDPESAREKILALIDSGNVEPSELLAEMDSQILKAKEEAMSRKEILDKVEKWMSACEEESWLDDYSRDDNRYNSSRGAHLNLKRAEKARILVNKIPALVDTLVAKTRAWEEDRGILFMYDSVPLLAMLEEYTMLRQEREEEKRRQKDQKRIIEQHATDQESVIGSRLTPAARPLGSKKVVGPRTNGGASNGTPSRRLSLNAHQSSGNGAGSMSRDGKRDSNRAAAPANYVAIAKEDAASHASATDQLPATP, from the exons ATGGCTGTTGCGGATACCCAAAATCCTTTATTAGGTGAAATGACTTGTGGATCTTTGCTTCAACACTTGCAG CTAATATGGGATGAGGTTGGTGAGAGTGATGAGGAACGTGATAAGATGCTGCTTCAGCTGGAACAGGAATGCCTGGATGTTTATAAGAGGAAAGTTGAGCAGGCTTCAAAGATGAGGGCCCTTCTTCTACAATCCTTGGCTGATTCTAGAGCTGAGCTTGCCAGTGTTCTATCTGCACTTGGAGAAAATTCTTTTGCTGGCATA CCTGATAAGTCCTCAGGCACAATCAAGGAGCAATTAGAAGCTGTTGCACCACTTTTGGAGGAGCTGGGGAAACAGAAAGAGGAAAGGATAAGGGAATTTGCTGATGTGCAATTGCAAATTGATAAAATCCGTGAAGAAATTGCTGGAACTTTGAAGATTGGACAGCAAATTGAGACACCTGTAGTTGACAAGGAAGATTTGTCATCAAAGAAGTTAGGAGAGTACCAATCACAATATCAAGAACTTCAGAAAGAAAAG AGTGATAGGCTGCACAAGGTTCTCGACTTCGTTAGCACAGTGCATGATCTTTGTGCAGTTCTGGGGTTGGATTTTTTCAGTACTGTAACAGAAGTTCATCCTAGTCTGAATGACTCTGTTAGTGTACAATCAAAGAGCATCAGCAATGATACATTGTCCAAGCTCTCTACAATGATTGTGGAACTTAAAGAAGATAAAAAGCTGAGGCTTCAAAAG CTTCAAGATCTAGCTGCTCAGCTCACTGATCTTTGGAATTTGATGGACACACAAATGGAGGAACGCGAGTTGTTTAGTCATATCACTTGTAACATATCTGCAACAGTAGATGAGGTTACTGTTCCTGGAGCCCTGGCCCTTGATTTGATTGAACAG GCTGAAGTAGAAGTTGAAAGGTTAGATCAACTAAAGGCGAGCAAGATGAAGGAAATTGCTTTCAAGAAACAAACTGAGCTCGAAGACATTTATGCTCGGGCACACATAGACATTGATCCTGAATCTGCCAGAGAGAAAATATTGGCTCTAATTGACTCTGGAAATGTTGAGCCATCAGAATTACTTGCAGAAATGGATAGTCAGATACTGAAAGCCAAAGAGGAAGCCATGAGTAGGAAAGAAATATTGGACAAAGTTGAAAAATGGATGTCAGCTTGTGAGGAAGAAAGTTGGCTTGACGATTACAGTCGG GATGACAACAGATATAACTCAAGTAGAGGTGCACATTTAAATCTCAAACGTGCAGAAAAAGCTCGCATACTGGTTAACAAGATTCCAG CTCTTGTTGATACTCTGGTTGCTAAGACTCGAGCTTGGGAGGAGGATCGTGGCATCTTATTCATGTATGACAGTGTTCCGCTTCTTGCTATGCTAGAGGAATACACCATGCTAAGACAGGAAAGAGAGGAGGAAAAACGAAGACAGAAG GATCAGAAGCGCATCATCGAGCAACATGCCACAGATCAAGAATCCGTCATTGGCTCAAGGCTTACTCCAGCTGCACGTCCACTTGGCTCAAAGAAGGTGGTCGGACCTCGAACGAATGGAGGTGCATCAAATGGGACTCCTAGTCGAAGGTTATCCCTCAATGCACACCAGAGTAGTGGCAACGGTGCTGGATCCATGAGCAGGGACGGAAAGAGAGACAGCAACAGGGCAGCAGCTCCAGCGAACTATGTTGCCATAGCCAAAGAGGATGCAGCCTCACATGCGTCTGCCACTGACCAACTCCCTGCTACACCATGA
- the LOC122016859 gene encoding uncharacterized protein LOC122016859, translating to SRPSLEEAALVSKKETVLGKRSFAARAKFDSQRSKEHDIVVEHSISDQTKDRDGTELWITVDGAVLVHVGNLQWKFRGSQIVWIDQLPVQVIWDAHDWLFKPHGLTHALFLFKPGLPEPIPAPPEANEPDNAAVMVNDDVSAAGGHSSEFCFFLHAWKIE from the coding sequence TCGCGGCCGTCGTTGGAGGAGGCGGCGCTGGTGTCGAAGAAGGAGACGGTCTTGGGAAAGCGAAGCTTCGCCGCGCGGGCCAAGTTCGATAGCCAGCGAAGCAAGGAACACGACATCGTGGTGGAGCACTCCATCTCCGACCAGACCAAGGACCGCGACGGCACCGAGCTGTGGATCACCGTCGACGGCGCCGTCCTCGTCCACGTCGGCAACCTCCAGTGGAAGTTCCGCGGCAGCCAGATCGTGTGGATCGACCAGCTCCCGGTCCAGGTCATCTGGGACGCCCACGACTGGCTCTTCAAGCCCCACGGCCTCACCCACGCCCTCTTCTTGTTCAAGCCCGGCCTGCCGGAGCCCATCCCTGCGCCGCCTGAAGCAAACGAGCCCGACAATGCTGCCGTCATGGTTAACGACGATGTTAGCGCTGCAGGTGGACATTCTTCGGAGTTTTGCTTCTTCCTGCACGCTTGGAAGATCGAATGA
- the LOC122016857 gene encoding uncharacterized protein LOC122016857: MDQDPGTNDDLATCSSSGGKAPQCSVISTYRAKIGGALRAVTVVWSKNMMHHSLSVSIDGSHGAATCKVEMKPWPFWSKKGSKSFDVDGSHVDVSWNFRLAKFTDGPEPYEGYFVAVVSGDEVVLLIGDRKKKAYKKTKSDPFKPLSFLYSEICS; encoded by the coding sequence ATGGATCAGGATCCTGGGACCAACGACGACCTGGCCACGTGCAGCAGCAGCGGCGGCAAGGCGCCACAGTGCTCCGTGATCTCGACGTACCGGGCCAAGATCGGCGGCGCGCTCCGTGCCGTGACGGTGGTGTGGAGCAAGAACATGATGCACCACTCGCTCTCGGTGTCGATCGACGGCAGCCACGGCGCGGCGACATGCAAAGTGGAGATGAAGCCATGGCCTTTCTGGAGCAAGAAAGGCTCCAAGTCCTTCGACGTTGACGGAAGCCATGTCGACGTGTCGTGGAACTTCCGTCTGGCTAAGTTCACCGACGGGCCGGAGCCCTACGAAGGATATTTCGTCGCCGTTGTCTCCGGCGACGAGGTGGTGCTGTTGATCGGCGACAGGAAGAAGAAGGCATACAAGAAAACCAAGTCCGATCCGTTTAAACcgctttcttttctttattcggAAATTTGCTCTTAA